A window from Hoeflea sp. IMCC20628 encodes these proteins:
- a CDS encoding malonyl-CoA decarboxylase → MNRSGFFYDLLSTLFERPGFARIKGDGRSITALCKDLIASEGEVSGHNMGQQILSRFSELTPEAEIEFFEYLTEQMDIDTERLMAATTAYQIDRSPENFADLLEAAEPERQELLRRINRVPGATGDLVKMRARLLKLLKEHPAFGRTDVDFQHLFASWFNRGFLLPRRIHWQSPANILEKIIKYEAVHAIDDWDDLRRRVEPSDRRCYAFFHPAMPDDPLIFVEVALVKGIPGSVQAILAENREILSPESADTAVFYSISNCQAGLRGVSFGNSLIKQVVEDLQAEVKSITSFVTLSPLPGFNRWLRQSITDEPNTLVAVEDIELAIQSGELGKLAEQPQWLRRQAAHYLVHQKNSSGMPLDPVARFHLGNGAMLHDIHASADLSPNGVRQSSGLMVNYLYDLKKISQFHEGFAEAHTVFTSKDVKTLADAAAANSNGRKPKNGS, encoded by the coding sequence TTGAACAGGTCCGGCTTCTTCTATGATCTGCTGTCGACGCTGTTCGAGCGGCCGGGCTTCGCCCGCATCAAGGGTGACGGGCGCTCGATCACGGCGCTCTGCAAGGATCTGATTGCCAGTGAAGGCGAGGTCTCCGGCCACAATATGGGCCAGCAGATCCTGTCACGTTTCAGCGAGCTGACGCCGGAAGCGGAAATCGAGTTCTTCGAATATCTCACCGAACAGATGGACATCGATACCGAGCGGCTGATGGCGGCCACCACCGCTTACCAGATAGACCGCTCGCCGGAGAATTTCGCCGATCTGCTCGAAGCTGCCGAGCCCGAGCGGCAGGAGCTGCTGCGCCGCATCAACCGGGTGCCCGGCGCCACTGGCGATCTGGTCAAGATGCGCGCGCGGCTGCTCAAGCTGCTCAAGGAGCACCCCGCCTTCGGCCGCACCGATGTCGACTTCCAGCACCTGTTTGCCTCCTGGTTCAACCGTGGCTTTCTGTTGCCACGCCGCATCCACTGGCAGAGCCCGGCCAACATTCTCGAAAAGATCATCAAATACGAAGCGGTGCATGCCATCGATGACTGGGATGATCTGCGCCGCCGCGTCGAGCCCTCCGACCGCCGCTGCTACGCCTTTTTTCATCCCGCAATGCCCGATGATCCGCTGATCTTCGTCGAGGTGGCGCTGGTCAAGGGGATCCCCGGCTCGGTGCAGGCCATTCTTGCCGAAAACCGCGAGATCCTCAGCCCCGAAAGCGCCGACACCGCGGTGTTCTATTCGATTTCCAACTGTCAGGCAGGCCTGCGCGGCGTCTCCTTCGGCAACTCGCTGATCAAGCAGGTGGTCGAGGATCTGCAGGCCGAGGTGAAGTCGATCACCAGTTTCGTCACGCTGTCGCCGCTTCCAGGCTTCAATCGCTGGCTGCGCCAGTCCATCACGGACGAGCCCAACACCCTTGTAGCCGTCGAGGACATCGAGTTGGCCATCCAGTCCGGCGAACTGGGCAAGCTCGCAGAGCAGCCGCAATGGCTGCGCCGCCAGGCTGCACACTACCTGGTCCACCAGAAGAACAGCAGCGGCATGCCGCTCGATCCGGTGGCCCGTTTCCATCTTGGCAACGGCGCCATGCTGCATGATATCCACGCAAGCGCAGATCTCTCGCCCAACGGCGTGCGCCAGTCCAGCGGCCTGATGGTCAACTATCTCTATGATCTGAAAAAGATCAGCCAGTTCCACGAGGGGTTTGCCGAGGCCCACACGGTGTTCACCTCCAAGGACGTCAAGACACTGGCCGACGCAGCGGCCGCAAACAGCAATGGCAGGAAACCGAAAAATGGCTCGTAA
- a CDS encoding TRAP transporter large permease → MSPLEIGLLILVVLIALFAIGMPIAFALGAVSIGTLLLIDGFRSLDILGETFFSGLNSFTLVSIPMFILMGAAVSNSPAGKDLYEALDRWLNRVPGGLVLSNLGACSLFSALSGSSPATCAAIGKMGIPEMRKRGYPDEISAGSIAAGGTLGILIPPSITMIVYGIATETSIGRLFLAGVLPGMMLTTIFMAWTLFSCWRSGLTLSDVTQHYSLKQKLEILPRVLPFLAIVAGILFVLYGGVATPSEAAGVGALFCLVLVVVVYKMFSAKPFISMFRDSTKESVMIMMIIAASELFAFTLSSTFVTQSIANWISDLEVNRWVLMGIINVFLLIAGFFLPPVAVILMTAPILLPIITSAGFDPYWFAVILTINMEIGLITPPVGLNLYVINSIAPDISLGTILRGSLPYVMCMILAIVILCIFPSIVTFLPELVMGVAL, encoded by the coding sequence ATGAGCCCGCTGGAAATCGGCCTTCTCATCCTCGTTGTGCTGATCGCGCTGTTTGCCATCGGCATGCCGATCGCATTCGCCCTCGGCGCCGTCTCCATCGGCACCCTGCTGCTGATTGATGGCTTCCGCTCGCTCGATATTCTCGGCGAAACCTTTTTCTCCGGGCTCAATTCCTTCACGCTGGTGTCGATCCCGATGTTTATCCTGATGGGGGCTGCGGTCTCCAACAGCCCGGCAGGCAAGGATCTCTACGAGGCGCTCGACCGCTGGCTCAACCGCGTGCCCGGCGGATTGGTGCTGTCCAATCTCGGGGCCTGCTCGCTTTTTTCGGCGCTGTCGGGTTCCTCGCCCGCCACCTGTGCTGCCATCGGCAAGATGGGCATTCCGGAAATGCGCAAGCGCGGCTATCCCGATGAGATCTCCGCCGGATCAATAGCCGCCGGCGGCACGCTCGGCATTCTCATTCCGCCGTCGATCACCATGATCGTCTACGGCATCGCCACCGAAACCTCGATCGGCCGGCTGTTTCTGGCCGGCGTGCTTCCAGGCATGATGCTGACCACTATCTTCATGGCCTGGACGTTGTTTTCCTGCTGGCGCAGCGGCCTGACATTGTCGGATGTGACGCAGCATTATTCATTGAAGCAGAAGCTCGAGATCCTGCCCCGCGTGCTGCCGTTCCTGGCCATCGTCGCCGGTATCCTGTTCGTGCTGTATGGCGGCGTCGCCACACCATCGGAAGCCGCCGGCGTCGGCGCACTGTTCTGCCTGGTGCTGGTGGTCGTGGTCTACAAGATGTTCTCGGCCAAGCCGTTCATCTCGATGTTCCGCGATTCGACCAAGGAATCGGTGATGATCATGATGATCATCGCGGCGTCCGAACTCTTCGCCTTCACCCTGTCCTCGACCTTCGTCACCCAGAGCATCGCCAACTGGATTTCCGATCTCGAAGTCAACCGCTGGGTGCTGATGGGCATCATCAATGTCTTCCTGCTGATCGCCGGCTTCTTCCTGCCGCCGGTGGCAGTGATCCTGATGACCGCGCCGATCCTGCTGCCGATCATCACCAGCGCCGGGTTTGATCCCTACTGGTTTGCCGTCATCCTGACCATCAACATGGAGATCGGCCTGATCACCCCGCCGGTCGGCCTCAATCTGTATGTCATCAACTCCATCGCGCCGGACATTTCGCTCGGCACCATCCTGCGCGGCTCGCTGCCCTATGTGATGTGCATGATTCTGGCCATCGTGATCCTGTGCATCTTTCCGTCGATCGTCACCTTCCTGCCTGAACTGGTCATGGGGGTCGCGCTTTGA
- a CDS encoding TRAP transporter small permease, translating to MKRFVSIVETLSRLCGLSSMLLIAASTLVVSQMVFIRYFLGASTVWQTEFVVYAMIASTFIGAPYVLMLKGHVSVDLLPTLLGGNGKRLLDVLAATLSLAFCALLGWSGWHFFYEALSKGWTTDTVWALPLWIPLLPLPLGVGILCLQYIAEIYKNWTATEESPA from the coding sequence ATGAAACGCTTTGTTTCGATCGTCGAGACGCTGTCACGGCTGTGCGGACTGTCGTCCATGCTGCTGATCGCCGCCTCCACGCTTGTGGTCTCCCAGATGGTGTTCATACGCTATTTCCTGGGCGCCTCGACCGTCTGGCAGACCGAGTTTGTCGTCTACGCCATGATCGCCTCCACCTTCATCGGCGCACCCTATGTGCTGATGCTCAAGGGTCATGTTTCGGTCGATCTGCTGCCCACTCTGCTCGGCGGCAATGGCAAGCGTCTGCTTGATGTGCTCGCCGCTACTTTGAGCCTGGCGTTTTGCGCGCTGCTCGGCTGGTCGGGCTGGCACTTTTTCTATGAGGCGCTGTCGAAAGGCTGGACCACCGACACGGTCTGGGCACTGCCGCTGTGGATCCCGCTGCTGCCGCTGCCGCTCGGTGTTGGCATCCTGTGCCTGCAATACATCGCCGAAATCTACAAGAATTGGACTGCCACCGAGGAGAGCCCCGCATGA
- the dctP gene encoding TRAP transporter substrate-binding protein DctP: MKLGLSAFAGVLAASIALTGLAQAETLKASHQFPGGKGDARDEMVQLFAKELAAADVGLDVQVYPGQSLYKAKEQWGALTKGQLDITSFPLDYASGRVPQFSATLMPGLVRNHDRAKRLNASPFMTEIKKLVEDNGAIVIADAWLGGAFASKKTCITSPDTIKGQVTRAAGPAFEQMLVGAGASISSMASSEIYTGMQTGVLDATNTSSGSFVSYRIYEQVTCLTEPGENSLWFMYEPMLISKETYDRLTPEQQAAVMAAGKKAEEYFDKEAAGLDDKMVDTFKKAGVEIVSMSKDDYDAWLAIAKETAYKEFAEKVPGGQQLIDQALAVE, translated from the coding sequence ATGAAACTAGGATTATCAGCGTTTGCAGGCGTACTCGCCGCATCCATCGCTTTGACTGGCCTTGCGCAGGCCGAAACCCTGAAAGCATCGCACCAGTTTCCGGGCGGAAAGGGCGACGCGCGCGACGAAATGGTTCAGCTTTTCGCCAAGGAACTGGCAGCCGCCGATGTCGGTCTCGATGTTCAGGTCTATCCGGGCCAGTCGCTCTACAAGGCGAAAGAACAGTGGGGCGCACTGACCAAGGGTCAGCTCGACATCACCTCGTTCCCGCTCGACTATGCATCCGGTCGTGTGCCGCAGTTTTCGGCAACCCTGATGCCCGGCCTGGTGCGCAACCATGACCGCGCCAAGCGGCTCAACGCCTCGCCGTTCATGACCGAGATCAAGAAACTGGTCGAAGACAACGGCGCCATCGTCATTGCCGACGCCTGGCTCGGCGGCGCCTTCGCCTCGAAAAAGACCTGCATCACCTCGCCGGACACCATCAAGGGTCAGGTCACCCGCGCCGCAGGCCCTGCATTCGAGCAGATGCTGGTTGGCGCCGGCGCATCGATCTCCTCGATGGCGTCATCGGAAATCTACACCGGCATGCAGACAGGCGTGCTTGATGCCACCAACACCTCGTCGGGATCATTCGTTTCCTACCGCATCTACGAGCAGGTCACCTGCCTGACAGAGCCGGGCGAAAACTCGCTCTGGTTCATGTATGAGCCGATGCTGATCTCGAAGGAAACCTACGATCGTCTGACGCCCGAGCAGCAGGCCGCCGTCATGGCAGCCGGCAAGAAGGCCGAGGAGTATTTCGACAAGGAAGCCGCCGGTCTCGACGACAAGATGGTCGACACCTTCAAGAAGGCCGGCGTTGAAATCGTCTCCATGTCGAAGGACGATTATGACGCCTGGCTGGCGATCGCCAAGGAGACTGCTTACAAGGAATTTGCCGAAAAGGTTCCTGGTGGCCAGCAGCTGATCGACCAGGCTCTCGCCGTCGAATAA
- a CDS encoding GntR family transcriptional regulator, whose amino-acid sequence MGTRIADTIRERIEQMIVTGEFADGERLDEVKLAEQFGVSRTPLREAFQSLAASGLVTLEARRGAFIRHPDFAELVEMFEVMAEIEAMCGFRAARQVTEQQMVAIALTIEACEAAITVGDFDEYYRENEKFHHLVYEASGNRFLAREAARLHKRLKPYRRLQLRANGRMPQSMREHRAVYAALGRADPKATAAALRQHVAIQGERFNDLMASYRQLASLKTG is encoded by the coding sequence ATGGGCACACGCATTGCAGATACCATTCGCGAACGCATCGAGCAGATGATTGTCACTGGTGAATTCGCCGATGGCGAGCGTCTCGATGAAGTCAAGCTCGCCGAACAGTTCGGCGTGTCGAGGACGCCATTGCGCGAGGCTTTCCAATCGCTGGCAGCTTCCGGTCTGGTCACGCTCGAAGCCCGCCGCGGCGCCTTCATCCGGCATCCGGATTTTGCCGAACTGGTGGAGATGTTCGAAGTCATGGCCGAAATCGAGGCTATGTGCGGATTTCGCGCCGCACGGCAGGTGACCGAGCAACAGATGGTTGCCATCGCCCTGACCATAGAGGCCTGCGAAGCGGCCATCACAGTCGGCGATTTCGACGAATATTACCGCGAGAACGAGAAATTCCACCATCTGGTTTACGAGGCCAGCGGCAACCGCTTCCTGGCCCGCGAGGCGGCAAGACTGCACAAGCGGCTCAAACCCTACCGGCGGCTGCAATTGCGCGCCAATGGCCGCATGCCGCAGTCAATGCGCGAGCACCGGGCGGTGTATGCGGCGCTGGGCCGCGCCGACCCCAAGGCCACCGCCGCCGCCCTGCGCCAGCACGTCGCCATCCAGGGCGAACGTTTCAACGACCTGATGGCCAGTTACCGGCAATTGGCCTCGCTCAAAACCGGTTAA